One genomic region from Henningerozyma blattae CBS 6284 chromosome 2, complete genome encodes:
- the RIM21 gene encoding Rim21p (similar to Saccharomyces cerevisiae RIM21 (YNL294C); ancestral locus Anc_3.63) translates to MNGNDVSTGEPATSKCLNKRNANDHQWQYFPNTGLSFESCKPWHIGNGIILNDHLTNGLEYYDDIIFQSLCYDGSPIYNSMRLSAFQAPYLPKVQHDWKKYTTSDIGGFENGKFSSAIYPLIYSLTSNVMITVFFTISVFVSLTGSKARKGTMLLKIACVLATINMTIFLARSISSLKLQHEKHSTAGTSDILHLLQTDKTYVSLEFISTFFLNVCQVFNIENIFIRRQERKIIFYCGLLFVMCSNILWAICCFISVSTTRYDKLLVILTPFVYLFRIALSSTYACFIISYGMSERCLIFASFDMAFLTFVAFCLILLQPTLFIVDVSDVFSNGIGDMFNTTCYIGSTIIVWEWMDRMSLFKWKKQAQSILGRPIYEDEQVHYNFARYALKVQDALLRNSNKDEIQSLENQDDDNIDANHIRSSVSELEEGRSCDQPSLDEELGYCNNKEKSSQSKKRKRKKNAKEKLQNFLSRQNSKNLDVPTTSKNHNSQMSLLVRKISSRHKVKYNSDIIEMISLPSSSLSATSTNSTMTISNGTTSTSNNIRYRNNYFDQQSINQIQFENREPLVDVISSGLSNWFYKTRQSTKEFLQRNSKTILSKFSTNVEVAEKRNLVKKRIGLEKSDAVYVYRTKNIDFYDRISQDCEQYELGTESIDKHVTQSSMGAVSSPTTDIEEN, encoded by the coding sequence GCTAATGATCATCAATGGCAATACTTCCCTAATACTGGTTTAAGTTTTGAAAGTTGTAAACCTTGGCACATTGGAAATGGTATTATTCTAAATGATCATTTGACGAATGGTCTTGAATACtatgatgatattattttccaaagtTTATGCTATGATGGGAGTCCCATATACAATTCGATGAGGTTGAGTGCATTTCAAGCTCCATACTTGCCAAAAGTTCAGCATGATTGGAAGAAGTATACTACCTCAGATATAGGTGGTTTTGAAAATGGTAAATTCTCTTCTGCTATTTATCCATTGATTTATTCTTTGACATCTAATGTCATGATTACAGTTTTCTTCACAATTTCTGTGTTTGTTAGTTTAACAGGCTCAAAGGCAAGAAAGGGTACAATGCTATTAAAAATTGCATGTGTATTAGCTACCATTAATAtgacaatatttttagcTAGATCTATTTCATCTTTGAAACTACAGCATGAAAAGCATAGTACAGCAGGCACGTCAGATATTCTCCACCTATTACAGACAGACAAAACTTATGTTTCTTTGGAATTCATCTCcaccttttttttaaatgtttGCCaagtatttaatattgaaaatattttcattagaagaCAGGAAcgaaaaattatcttttattgTGGACTTCTATTTGTCATGTgttcaaatattctttgGGCTATATGTTGTTTTATTAGCGTAAGCACAACAAGATACGATAAATTGTTAGTCATATTAACCCCATTTGTATACTTGTTTCGAATAGCATTATCCAGTACATATGCTTGCTTCATTATATCGTATGGTATGAGTGAAAGATGTTTAATATTTGCCTCATTTGATATGGcttttttaacttttgtTGCGTTTTgcttaatattattacagCCTACCTTATTTATTGTTGATGTTTCAGACGTTTTTTCAAATGGTATTGGTGATATGTTCAATACAACGTGTTATATAGGTTCAACAATTATTGTTTGGGAGTGGATGGATAGAATGTCATTATTCAAGTGGAAAAAACAGGCTCAAAGCATATTAGGAAGGCCTATTTATGAAGATGAACAGGTACATTATAATTTTGCCAGATACGCTTTAAAAGTTCAAGATGCCCTACTACGAAATTCTAACAAAGATGAAATCCAAAGTTTGGAAAACCAAGATGATGACAATATTGATGCTAATCATATTCGTTCTTCTGTATCTGAACTTGAAGAAGGAAGATCGTGTGATCAACCTAGTCTGGATGAAGAACTTGGatattgtaataataaagaaaagagTTCACAGtcaaagaaaagaaaaagaaagaaaaatgcGAAAGAAAAACTTCAAAACTTTCTTTCAAgacaaaattcaaaaaatctTGATGTTCCAACCACTTCAAAAAATCACAATTCTCAAATGTCTCTATTAGtgagaaaaatatcaagCCGACataaagtaaaatataatagtgatattattgaaatgaTATCGTTACCATCTTCTAGTTTATCAGCAACTTCAACAAATAGTACTATGACTATATCTAATGGTACAACATCCACAAGCAATAATATTCGTTACcgaaataattattttgatcAGCAAAGTattaatcaaattcaattcgAAAATAGAGAGCCTCTTGTAGATGTAATCTCGTCAGGCCTGTCTAATTGGTTTTATAAAACGAGACAGTCGACAAAGGAATTTTTACAGAGAAATTCTAAAACTATACTTTCCAAATTTTCCACAAATGTTGAAGTAGCAGAGAAGAGAAATttagttaaaaaaagaattggcTTAGAAAAATCAGATGCAGTCTATGTATATAGGaccaaaaatattgatttttatgATAGAATTAGCCAAGACTGTGAGCAATACGAACTTGGGACTGAAAGTATTGATAAGCATGTAACACAAAGTAGCATGGGAGCGGTGTCCTCACCAACAACTGATATCgaagaaaattaa
- the MRX6 gene encoding Mrx6p (similar to Saccharomyces cerevisiae YNL295W; ancestral locus Anc_3.62): MILLCQILRLRLKGTSNGLIQRSLVALNSRNYHCSSLFLQEYKDKFITGADTSKEKKVNSKLTQDKLQKITHKKYGAFTFDNSIQKSFLVPRVASTEDIPSHEVQVDGLFAGYRPLFLGESSIKRRRKASPLDKFFHSVETHTRNRESGKSTLGIQDIIDNLRKDHEEENLEIEEHSDKNTKVEPRKPVIPWDASVSGIFYKDQSFKNVPKHVMNKLKPYKVYLPVKKTSSEPQVGHELIVMNVHNSKVDDKPEMVDFYNLKTPSQSQFINEHDTNRLTWRKELIAARKKYYEEFTKLTYSHKFLRNDLKIYKNNLEKLNRFLSKEFYKARKIHLSISLAENQIPLVIYVNNSIASRSSFRRILRSRIYTNIYPILKTILNNCPSEEYAQIFEEKVKFKIKMLVYNLSRKIPSVYFRSSDVDCLVEYSPIRPFKRMFWVSLQKRRTIFKERNINREYVLKNYRNYSVTRSSIRYMRYPISLYCDDFNNAFSNWPFYDQSFY; the protein is encoded by the coding sequence ATGATTTTGTTATGTCAAATTTTAAGACTTAGACTAAAGGGAACCTCTAACGGGCTGATACAAAGATCCTTAGTAGCATTAAACTCCAGAAATTATCACTGCTCTTCATTATTCCTCCAAGAATATAAGGATAAATTCATAACTGGAGCTGACACGagtaaagaaaaaaaagtaaattcGAAGCTTACACAGGACAAGcttcaaaaaataactCACAAAAAGTACGGTGCATTCACGTTTGATAATTCTATACAAAAATCTTTCTTAGTTCCTCGAGTTGCCTCTACAGAAGATATTCCCTCTCATGAAGTTCAAGTTGATGGATTATTCGCTGGTTATCGCCCCTTGTTTCTTGGTGAATCATCTATTAAACGTAGACGCAAGGCTAGCCCGTTAGACAAATTCTTTCATTCAGTTGAAACTCATACCAGGAACAGGGAAAGTGGCAAATCTACCTTAGGGATCCAAGATATAATAGATAATCTCAGAAAAGACCATGAAGAAGAGAACcttgaaattgaagaacactcagataaaaatactaaGGTTGAACCAAGGAAACCAGTAATTCCATGGGATGCTTCAGTAAGtggaattttttataaggatcaatcatttaaaaatgtcCCAAAACATGttatgaataaattaaaaccATATAAAGTATATCTGCcagtaaaaaaaacatcATCAGAGCCACAAGTGGGGCATGAACTGATAGTAATGAATGTTCATAATTCCAAAGTGGATGATAAACCAGAAATGGTggatttttataatttgaaaactCCTTCTCAATCACAGTTTATTAATGAACATGATACAAATAGATTAACTTGGAGAAAAGAATTGATAGCTGcaaggaaaaaatattacgaagaatttacaaaattgaCATATTCTCACAAATTTTTACGAAACGATCTAaagatatataaaaataatttagagAAATTAAATCGATTTTTGtctaaagaattttataaaGCCCGCAAAATTCACTTATCTATCTCATTGGCAGAGAATCAAATACCTTTAGTGATTTatgtaaataattcaattgcaAGCAGATCAAGTTTTAGAAGAATATTAAGATCCCGCATTTATACTAATATTTATCCCATACTAAAGACAATTCTAAATAATTGCCCTTCAGAAGAATACGCTCAAATTTTTGAGGAGAAAGTaaagtttaaaataaaaatgctggtttataatttatctcGAAAAATTCCATCAGTATACTTCCGAAGCTCAGATGTTGATTGCCTTGTTGAATATAGTCCTATACGACCTTTCAAGAGGATGTTTTGGGTAAGCTTACAAAAGAGAAGAACTATATTcaaagaaagaaatattaatagagAATAcgttttgaaaaattacagAAACTATTCAGTAACGAGATCAAGTATTAGATACATGAGATACCCTATTTCACTTTATTGTgatgattttaataatgctTTCTCAAATTGGCCATTTTATGATCAATCGTTTTATTAG
- the CLA4 gene encoding serine/threonine protein kinase CLA4 (similar to Saccharomyces cerevisiae CLA4 (YNL298W) and SKM1 (YOL113W); ancestral locus Anc_3.60) — MTLSATSNGISESDFQNIGPAPKPPVSYNQTKPLTKSLTAGIIRTTSNITPQGPYNTKKKTGWVTYKEEGLLSFLWQKRFLVLSDSYLALFKNDKLTDDPILQIPLTSIASVSRTQMKQHCLELVRSTDRNSISSTSSGNSNNESSKKTIYIATKTEQELSMWLDTIFAKCPLLSGVSSPTNFTHKVHVGFDPETGSFVGMPSNWEKLLKHSRITGEDWNNDSAAVIQVLQFYQDYNGIEGQNNAANATANQNRIKSSGSTTSSTNVTTQIKGRNGSQSSVSSMGSALNSTPSSSRSNSNKTVRESSKAPDQTPGQASIPSNVAIVPQRDVSSRSQSPMNNSQPNRAKTSSPLAPGPMSRNQSHPLYKSQQQSYSHSQLTVQQQQQQPQQQQQPQQQQQQQRNQYQQKYPVNSPLNNKINHMPQHIQTSGPKSHGQSSPLNPYKPYHNMVNPYSKDQQTSAQQPLSSRQPSTKNSGKDTSPINLVTNLPVSQSTGSSPSPSPVSGKAQPNIYTPQRSAPRPPNSVNQMAPHMKGQNTPSNSPLTPSQSSTQIKIGVPQAQPYNKINTPLGSTPDKLGKDLVPQRQAPRKPDAKQQQPDQKNAGITKPKKSSRPQMSHAEIMSRLSKVTYSKDPTSFFKMIEKAGQGASGSVYLAERIRLPPDPISNNNAKYTTENSSQIGDKVAIKQMILSKQPRKELIVNEILVMQDSRHKNIVNFLEAYLKTEDDLWVVMEYMEGGSLTDIIENSPENVTNKSPLTEPQIAYIVRETCQGLKFLHERHIIHRDIKSDNVLLDNQGRVKITDFGFCAKLTDQRSKRATMVGTPYWMAPEVVKQREYDEKVDVWSLGIMTIEMLEGEPPYLNEDPLKALYLIATNGTPKLKHPDTLSLDIKRFLSVCLCVDVRYRASTEELLHHNFFENACDPVELMPLLEWKR, encoded by the coding sequence ATGACATTATCTGCTACATCCAACGGTATTTCTGAGTCAGATTTCCAAAATATTGGACCTGCTCCCAAACCACCTGTTAGTTATAATCAAACTAAGCCGCTGACTAAGTCTTTAACTGCCGGCATAATTAGAACTACTTCAAACATAACTCCCCAAGGTCCATACAATACCAAGAAAAAGACTGGGTGGGTAACATATAAGGAGGAAGGCTTATTATCATTCTTATGGCAGAAAAGGTTTTTAGTGTTGAGTGATTCATATTTGgcattattcaaaaatgataaattaactGACGATCCGATCTTACAAATTCCATTAACCTCCATCGCTAGTGTATCAAGAACACAGATGAAACAACATTGCTTAGAGCTTGTTCGTTCAACTGATCgtaattcaatttcatcaacGTCATCCggaaattcaaataatgaatcctcaaaaaaaacaatttacATTGCAACCAAAACTGAACAAGAATTAAGCATGTGGTTAGATACAATCTTTGCAAAATGCCCTCTTCTTAGTGGGGTTTCTTCTCCAACTAATTTTACTCATAAAGTTCATGTAGGTTTTGACCCGGAAACTGGTAGTTTCGTTGGTATGCCATCCAATTGGGAAAAACTATTAAAACATTCTAGAATCACAGGTGAAGACTGGAATAACGATTCTGCTGCAGTTATACAAGTACTACAATTTTATCAAGATTATAATGGTATCGAGGGTCAAAATAATGCTGCAAACGCTACTGCAAATCAGAATAGAATAAAGTCAAGTGGGTCTACGACCTCATCGACAAATGTTACAACACAAATAAAGGGAAGAAACGGTTCACAATCATCTGTCTCAAGTATGGGCTCTGCATTGAATTCTACACCGTCAAGCTCTCGCTCAAACAGCAATAAAACTGTTCGAGAATCTAGTAAAGCTCCTGATCAAACCCCAGGACAAGCGTCCATTCCATCTAATGTTGCAATTGTTCCCCAAAGAGATGTATCTTCTAGATCGCAGTCTCCGATGAATAACTCTCAGCCAAATAGAGCTAAAACATCAAGCCCATTAGCACCCGGACCAATGAGTAGAAATCAATCGCATCCTTTGTATAAATCTCAGCAACAATCATATTCTCACTCACAATTAACCGTccaacagcaacagcaacaacctcagcaacagcaacaacctcagcaacagcaacagcaacagcgCAATCAATATCAGCAAAAATACCCCGTAAACTCACCATTAAACAACAAAATCAATCATATGCCACAACATATTCAAACAAGTGGTCCTAAATCTCATGGACAGAGTTCTCCTTTGAATCCATATAAACCATATCACAACATGGTCAATCCATATTCTAAAGATCAACAAACATCTGCCCAACAGCCACTATCTTCACGACAGCCATCTACCAAAAATAGCGGAAAAGATACTTCACCTATTAATTTAGTTACCAATCTTCCAGTATCTCAATCAACAGGCTCAAGTCCATCACCTAGCCCTGTAAGCGGCAAAGCACAACCTAATATATACACTCCCCAAAGATCAGCACCACGCCCTCCCAATTCAGTTAATCAAATGGCACCACATATGAAGGGCCAAAACACACCTTCTAATTCACCATTAACTCCATCTCAATCATCAAcacaaattaaaattggGGTCCCTCAAGCTCAACCATACAATAAAATCAACACACCACTGGGCTCCACACCTGACAAATTAGGGAAAGACTTGGTACCTCAAAGACAAGCTCCTAGAAAGCCAGATGCAAAACAGCAACAACCAGACCAAAAAAATGCCGGCATCACTAAACCTAAGAAATCTTCTAGACCACAGATGTCTCATGCTGAAATCATGAGCAGACTAAGCAAAGTTACATATAGTAAAGATCCTACTTCATTCTTTAAGATGATTGAAAAGGCAGGACAAGGTGCCAGTGGTTCAGTCTATTTAGCTGAGCGTATCAGGTTACCACCTGATCCAATCAGTAACAATAACGCCAAGTATACAACAGAAAATTCATCCCAAATTGGTGATAAAGTTGCTATTAAGCAGATGATCTTGTCTAAACAGCCACGCAAAGAATTGATTGTTAATGAAATTCTTGTAATGCAGGACTCGCGCCATAAAAATATCGTCAACTTTTTAGAAGCTTACCTAAAAACTGAAGATGATTTATGGGTTGTGATGGAATACATGGAGGGTGGATCCCTAACAGATATCATTGAAAATAGTCCAGAGAATGTAACGAATAAATCACCTCTGACTGAACCACAGATAGCATATATTGTCAGAGAAACATGCCAAGGtctaaaatttttacatGAAAGACATATTATTCACCGTGACATTAAATCTGATAACGTACTGTTAGATAATCAAGGTAGAGTTAAAATTACAGATTTTGGTTTCTGTGCAAAATTAACAGATCAAAGAAGTAAAAGAGCTACAATGGTAGGTACACCATACTGGATGGCACCGGAAGTAGTCAAGCAGCGGGAATATGACGAGAAAGTGGATGTTTGGTCATTAGGTATAATGACTATCGAAATGCTAGAAGGTGAACCTCCATATCTAAATGAGGATCCTCTAAAGGCTTTATATCTCATTGCAACTAATGGTACACCTAAACTAAAGCACCCTGATACTTTATCACtagatattaaaagatttttaaGTGTTTGTCTTTGTGTCGATGTTAGATACAGAGCATCCactgaagaattattgCATCATAACTTCTTTGAAAATGCTTGCGATCCTGTGGAACTAATGCCATTATTAGAATGGAAGAGGTAA
- the PAP2 gene encoding non-canonical poly(A) polymerase PAP2 (similar to Saccharomyces cerevisiae TRF5 (YNL299W) and PAP2 (YOL115W); ancestral locus Anc_3.58): MDKKENAPTLSANVNELEKNNDFIAFSSDSDSENEEQTDKVTQDSAPILNTDYPWIIDHDHSKEREIADWLTMEIKDFVAYISPNRKEIESRNTAIDKLRSVVKELWDDADLQVFGSYATDLYLPGSDLDCVVNTKSGNKGDKKHLYSLATFLKEKIAAKDVEVVAHTRVPIIKFIEPNSNIHIDISFERTNGLEAAKLIRSWLETTPGLRELVLIIKQFLHARRLNNVRTGGLGGFSIICLVYSFLHLHPRILTGEIDATDNLGVLLIEFFELYGKNYGYDHIAIAVNDKHPSYISKQLWKDLQPARTTFALAIQDPGDPTNNISRGSFNIGAIKRAFAGGFDLLTNRCFEMHSIPFKARRGKSILGNVIQYRGIARDFHDERSLVTNKAIAESENYYRKRVGIVYDNEEDNNDKDSNVNSTTTNSTDNDTSSEPLLKKAKVAKDYDSESSDNDYNPLDN, from the coding sequence ATGGATAAGAAAGAAAACGCACCTACATTATCCGCTAACgtaaatgaattagaaaagaaTAATGACTTTATTGCCTTCTCTTCTGATAGCGATTCCGAAAATGAAGAACAGACTGATAAAGTGACACAAGACTCGGCGCCTATATTAAATACCGATTATCCTTGGATAATAGACCATGACCATTCAAAGGAAAGAGAGATTGCTGATTGGTTAACAATggaaataaaagattttgTTGCATATATTTCTCCAAATAGAAAGGAAATTGAGTCGAGGAATACTGCAATAGACAAATTACGCTCAGTGGTTAAAGAACTATGGGATGATGCTGATTTACAAGTGTTTGGTTCCTATGCAACAGATTTATATTTGCCGGGTTCGGACCTTGATTGTGTTGTTAATACTAAATCTGGCAACAAGGGTGACAAGAAACATTTATATTCCTTGGCAACTTTTcttaaagaaaagattGCTGCTAAAGACGTCGAAGTAGTTGCGCATACAAGAGTTcctattattaaatttattgagCCTAATTCCAATATTCATATCGATATATCTTTTGAAAGAACGAATGGTTTAGAAGCTGCTAAATTGATTAGAAGCTGGCTTGAAACTACACCAGGTCTAAGAGAGTTGGTCTTGATCATTAAGCAATTCTTACATGCTAGAAGGTTGAATAACGTACGTACTGGTGGCTTAGGTGGgtttagtattatttgtcTCGTGTATTCATTTTTACATCTACATCCACGTATACTCACAGGAGAAATTGATGCTACTGATAATCTAGGTGTGCTACTGATAGAATTTTTCGAACTATATGGTAAAAATTATGGTTATGATCATATTGCAATTGCTGTTAATGACAAGCATCCGtcttatatttcaaaacaaTTATGGAAAGATCTTCAACCCGCAAGAACTACTTTTGCCTTGGCTATTCAGGACCCGGGCGAtccaacaaataatatcagTAGAGGTTCGTTTAATATTGGTGCTATTAAAAGAGCATTTGCTGGTGGGTTTGACTTATTAACGAATCGTTGTTTTGAAATGCATTCCATTCCTTTTAAAGCAAGAAGAGGTAAAAGTATTCTAGGTAATGTAATTCAATATCGTGGGATCGCACGAGATTTCCATGATGAGCGTTCATTGGTAACCAATAAAGCAATTGCGGAGAGTGAAAATTACTATAGAAAACGTGTTGGAATTGTATATGATAACGAAGAAgacaataatgataaagataGTAATGTTAATTCCACTACAACAAATTCAACAGATAATGATACATCTTCGGAACCTCTACTTAAAAAAGCGAAAGTTGCAAAAGATTATGACAGTGAGTCAAGTGATAACGATTATAATCCTTTAGATAATTGA
- the MSN1 gene encoding Msn1p (similar to Saccharomyces cerevisiae MSN1 (YOL116W); ancestral locus Anc_3.57) produces MDNNIEPRVADLERQLMMFERMLLMLSGTLDQHFKKYDDLIASQQQQISDLNSIISTILNDQCNHSDNLRQKLVSVLNGISASSVSLDSMLNSIPKFPASSKTFVPRVSDPDTNKNKSNTSNETDKLLDVILANGSAPNNTHINVSHNDATKNINANTTNTTTSNTNNTINADGTSDNTNSNNNTNSNNVNDNSNNNSSNNLNDNNSSNTNNNNNNNNNNPTVPVLSRGVIGQHKQDDKSIKTTNHISKIPITGTKELVTSHFDPSTLKYEPFNPHPHSYDESNNEATTHSLGDTTPDHVFNLGHNNLDDQDPQHDDQQSDTVSSTSNSNSRPRKRTKTVYKGEFKFLKSPQTVTDVWKEYTEGVEGQPSIRELESLYQTGWRRDPAVNKRYARRRVLYKAIENGLSRGYTLSYIIDVLEDYRFIDRERGIKQPIGWLFQPANIPDLFK; encoded by the coding sequence atggataataatattgagcCTCGTGTAGCAGATCTAGAACGTCAACTCATGATGTTCGAGAGAATGCTTTTAATGCTAAGTGGAACTTTAGATCAgcatttcaaaaaatatgatgatCTAATAGCTTCTCAACAGCAACAAATCTCcgatttaaattcaattatatcaactattttaaatgatcaATGTAATCATTCTGATAATTTAAGACAGAAATTAGTTAGTGTTTTAAATGGAATTTCAGCCTCATCTGTTTCATTAGATTCTATGTTGAATTCAATACCAAAGTTTCCTGCATCTAGTAAGACATTTGTTCCAAGAGTTTCAGACCCtgatacaaataaaaataagtcAAATACTTCTAATGAAACtgataaattattggaTGTGATACTAGCAAATGGTTCTGCACCAAACAATACACACATCAATGTTTCACATAATGATGCcactaaaaatattaatgctAATACAACTAATACTACGACTTCTAATACTAATAACACCATTAATGCCGATGGTACTTCTGATAAtactaatagtaataacaatactaatagtaataacGTTAACGATAATTCGAATAATAATTCGAGTAATAATCTGAATGACAATAATAGTagtaatactaataataataataataataataataataatcctACGGTGCCTGTACTAAGTAGAGGTGTAATAGGTCAGCATAAACAAGATGATAAATCTATAAAAACTACAAATCATATTTCAAAGATTCCAATAACAGGAACAAAAGAACTTGTCACTAGTCATTTTGATCCTTCTACTTTAAAATACGAACCATTCAACCCTCATCCGCATTCTTATGACGAATCAAATAACGAAGCCACCACTCATTCGTTAGGTGATACTACCCCTGATCATGTTTTCAATTTAGGacataataatttagatgaCCAGGACCCTCAACACGATGATCAACAATCAGATACAGTTTCTTcaacttcaaattcaaattcaagaCCAAGAAAAAGGACAAAGACTGTTTATAAAggtgaatttaaattcttaaaatCCCCTCAAACAGTGACAGATGTTTGGAAAGAATATACTGAAGGTGTAGAAGGTCAACCATCAATTAGAGAACTAGAATCTTTATATCAAACTGGTTGGAGAAGAGATCCGGCTGTTAACAAAAGATATGCACGTCGTAGAGTTTTATACAAGGCAATTGAAAATGGTTTAAGCAGAGGTTATACTCTGAGTTATATAATTGACGTTTTAGAGGATTACAGATTTATTGATCGTGAAAGAGGTATTAAACAACCAATTGGATGGTTATTCCAGCCAGCCAATATTCCAgatttattcaaatga
- the TOS6 gene encoding Tos6p (similar to Saccharomyces cerevisiae YNL300W; ancestral locus Anc_3.56): MFKQITFALLSVSTLVTAASSEVPMITDTVTATASVAPVSSAIPSTLATVSTAPITSSVVIASVTTASSPLPASSAIIPSSSIPISTSNEDDDVTYIDVTTTPVVTKSVVSTVKSTSTPYTTTTLATSNRNSTLTQSKSKLIQISSSLKPNSTTTQVVSFTDNANLKNVGTGAAMAAIVAMLL; this comes from the coding sequence atgttcAAACAAATCACTTTTGCTCTTTTATCTGTCTCCACTTTAGTTACTGCTGCTTCCTCTGAAGTGCCAATGATCACCGATACTGTCACCGCAACTGCCTCTGTTGCACCAGTCTCTTCCGCTATACCATCTACTTTAGCCACTGTCTCTACTGCTCCAATAACCTCTTCAGTAGTCATCGCTTCCGTTACTACTGCCTCTTCTCCGTTACCTGCTTCTTCTGCTATAATCCCATCTTCATCTATCCCTATCTCTACATCAAacgaagatgatgatgttACATATATCGATGTCACTACCACTCCAGTGGTCACTAAATCTGTAGTATCCACTGTCAAATCTACTTCTACTCCTTACACAACTACAACTTTAGCTACTTCCAATAGAAACAGTACTTTAACTCAATCCAAATCAAAGCTAATCCAAATCTCTTCCTCTTTAAAACCAAACTCTACCACTACTCAAGTCGTTTCTTTTACCGATAATgctaatttgaaaaatgttGGAACTGGTGCTGCTATGGCTGCTATTGTTGCTATGTTATTataa